In Amaranthus tricolor cultivar Red isolate AtriRed21 chromosome 3, ASM2621246v1, whole genome shotgun sequence, a single window of DNA contains:
- the LOC130808440 gene encoding uncharacterized protein LOC130808440, producing MTNVVHIDEKLFYITRTQQTFYLTQDEIEPHREIQSKRFIPKIMFMCAVARPIFSIEGEMIFDGKIGIFPFTHEVAAQRNSKNRKRGEPETKPIQSITKEHTRDMIVHKILPAIRIKWPSHLSKTIFIQQDNAKPHILDDDEMFREVATLDGFNFHLVQQPPNSPDMNVLDLGFFRSIQSLQHQKSAYNYSQLVKAVTTAFDNLTPNALKNVWITLQACKIEVIKKLGGMDYAIPHMSKAKLESEGRLPHCLGVQQETIYQALRYLETKVDKTTLEGILFYLGITDESVFH from the coding sequence ATGACAAATGTAGTCCACATTGATGAAAAGTTGTTTTACATTACAAGGACACAACAAACATTTTATCTAACTCAAGATGAAATAGAGCCTCATAGAGAAATCCAATCAAAAAGATTTATCCCCaagatcatgtttatgtgtgccGTTGCAAGACCGATCTTTTCTATTGAAGGTGAGAtgatttttgatggaaagataggcaTTTTTCCTTTCACACATGAAGTGGCAGCACAAAGGAATTCAAAAAACAGAAAGAGAGGAGAGCCAGAGACcaaaccaatacaatcaatcactaaaGAACACACAAGAGACATGATTGTGCACAAGATACTACCAGCAATTAGAATTAAATGGCCATCACATTTAAGCAAAACAATTTTCATTCAACAAGACAATGCTAAACCACACATTTTAGATGATGATGAGATGTTTAGAGAGGTGGCTACACTTGATGGATTTAACTTCCacttagtgcaacaacctcctaACTCACCTGATATGAATGTGCTTGACTTAGGGTTCTTTAGGTCAATACAATCTTTACAGCATCAAAAATCAGCATACAACTACTCACAATTAGTTAAGGCAGTAACTACAGCATTTGACAATCTGACACCAAATGCACTGAAGAATGTATGGATCACATTGCAAGCATGTAAAATTGAAGTCATTAAGAAACTAGGTGGTATGGATTATGCAATTCCACACATGAGCAAAGCAAAACTTGAAAGTGAAGGGAGACTCCCACATTGTTTGGGGGTACAGCAGGAAACAATTTACCAGGCACTAAGATATCTGGAAACAAAGGTGGATAAAACTACATTGGAgggcattttattttacttggggATCACAGACGAATCAGTTTTCCATTAA